The DNA region TCTAACCAAATAAATGGCAGCCACTGCGTTTCCAGATTTATGATTCCAGTGAGTAGAAATGCAACCACCAGCACAACAGAGCATTGCAAACTTTCGtcaccttcttcttcttcacggGCTTGAGGATCTTAATGATGCATCTCTCATCGCTCCCAGGCCGGAAACCTTCAAACACCTCGCTGTACTTTCCCTTCCCCACCTTCCGCAGCACCTCGTACCCATCCTGCTCTCTGCACGCACAGGCACATCAGAACGACAACCCTACCCCACCCCCAAATCTGGAGACCACGGACGAGCTGAGCTCCAGCTCCGTGCGCCTACCCCCACTGGATGTCAAGCGACTCGTAATCCCAGTATTCCTTGGGCCGCTGGGCGTTGGCGTCCGCATAGACGCGCGCCACGGAGGCGGCGCCCCCGAGAAGCCGCGTGACCCGGCTGAAGCGCGGCGTCATGGGGAGCGGCGCCTCAGCTGCGGCGGCGTAGGCCGTGGGGGCGACGCGGCGGCGCCGTTGGTGGTGGTGCGCGTGGCGCGGGGCCGCGGTGGAGAGGAGGAAGCGCAGCAGGAGGCCGTggggcgcggcggtggcggtggcggcggatgCCGGAAGCGGTAGGACGCGGCTGCGCAGGGCGCACCAGGCCATGTAAccgcggcgcggggggcggagggATCCGGACGGGCGTGTCGCTGGTTCTGGCTGGCTCGCTGCGGCGTGCGAGTTCGGCTGCGGGAGCAAAAGCACGGAGGCCTGGCGCGCCGGGCGCTCGGCCGTGGCTCCGGCGCTCCGCTCGCCTCTCCCGGATGGTGGGTTCGCTGTCGCACGTAAAAATCTCGAGAAAATATCCTCGTAGTCGCGGGCTGGGCCATCATGACCGTGTGCCGTCGGGTGATTGGATAGGATCGTCCTGATGATGGCCCAGCCCGCGATTACGAGGATGGAGAGCTTGGCCCGGCCCTGATACTCGGAGCATGCCCCCTCCCCTGCTACTCGGAGCTCGCCAGCAACTAGACGCCGGTTTCACCTGCCACCCGCAACACGCCGCCGTCTTCCAAGCTTCTTCCAAAACGGACGAGGAAAAGCGAGAAAATCCCCTTGCCCCCGCGCGCGCTGCCATGGACGCGGGGACTGAGGAGCTCGGCGAAGCAGCTCAGCCCCAAGCGCAGGTCAGTTTTACAGAACCCTAGAACCTCGCCTTCCTCTAGTGGGACAAGCGACAACCATTTTTCTTAACTGGCATTGGAATTCCTCGCCGTATAGCCTTGTAGACTGTTCGTGCCACTCGTGCGCTGAGTTTATGTGAGTTCACGGGATGCGCTCAAATGACCATGCTCTCGTAATTACTAACTCATACAGAAATTTAAGCATGAACCGACAAGTTATCCAATGTTGGTCATTATAGCCATTTTGGTTCAGCATACATGCATAATCACAGCTAACTATCTACTCACTGTATCTGGAGCAGAACCTTGACCCTGGTCCTGTTGATAAATCTGTCCTGGTGGAACAGGAGTTTCACAAATCAGAAGCTATATTTGTTGGGAAGGTAAAAGTTTAAAActtgtccttaaattttgatcTACCTGCTTATTTCCCATTAATGCATTCAGTTCTCAGTTATTGGGTCTTTCAAAAAAAGAGTTTGCTGTTAATGAACTTCTCCTGAAAAAAATGCAGATCTACAAACCTGTTAGATTTATCGAACATGGCACCAGGCTTAACCAGTGGGAAGTGAGACATAAGGGAATGCTTGCGATATTGCAGCGTTCTGGATTTTACCATCTCTCTTTCTTGAAGCGGGTTCAGTTGGACCATGCATTGTTAAATGCATTGGTTGAACGGTGGCGGCGTGAAACACAAACATTTCACTTGCGTTTTGGAGAAATTACAGTGCTCTTAAAGGATGTGGCAATTCTTACTGGGCTTCGTGTACATGGTGCTCCTATCACTGGCCCGACAAACTGTAATTGGGAGCAATTGTGCACACAGCTTCTGGGCCAAGAGCCTCCACAGATCAAGGGTGGTTCTATCAACATTGCATGGCTCCATGACACTTTCAAAACATTACCAGAAGGTGCTAATCAGTCAGATGTAGAGTATGCTGCACGAGCCTACATACTGTATCAAATCGGCTGCAGTTTATTTCCTGATCCGAGTGGAACTAGAGTGCACTTGCGATATTTGGCCCTACTCCGTGATTTTGATGCCTCAGGAGAGATGGCCTGGGGGGCTGCTGTTCTTGCCCACCTCTACAGAGAGCTTGGAAAGGCCAGCATGAAGGGCAAAGCAAACTGCTGTGCGTTTCTCACTCTTCTTCAGGTAGTATGTCTTCTTAGTTTTGCAGAAAACTTCACTCTCGATGGATGCTCGACCTGATGTTCAATGCAACAAATATTGCAGATATGGGCATGGGAGCATATCCAGATAGGCTGTCCTGAACGACTAGAGAATAAGGCTCTACCCGATGACTCGCCCCTTGGATGCAGGTTTTCTTTTTAGCTCAGAATGCTTTTTATTACCACTTCCATTTACTTCAATATATGCTCCATGATATGAAAAACATCTGATAACTAGGTGGAATGTTGCCTTCAAGAACCGTGAAAATGTCCGATCCATGGACCATGAGTTCTACAGGCACGGGCTCGATACTATATCACATTGTCAGGTATGAGCTTCATGACTTCAGGATGTGCATTTGTGCTGTTAGATGCTCACAAAAAAGAGGCAAAATGATATCAGTAGTATATTTTGGATGTTTTATAGATCACATGGGACCCATACACACCAAACCTGATAGCTGGGCTTCCTGCAACATGTACATTTGGATCTGCAGTTTGGCGATCAAGGACTCCATTAATATGCTTCCAGATAGTGGAAATGCACGTGCCTGATCGTGTCTTACTACAATTTGGAATGGTGCAGCACATACCAGACCTGGTTGAGGCTGTTGAACGAGTTACAATGCAGGGTAAAGCTGATCAAGATTGGTCTACTTACCATGATAAGTACATTAAACAATGGCAGAACAGGCTCTTCTCTGTTGTCGAGCAACAGGATACAGGGAATTCAGATCCTACTCATACAAGGAATTGTTACCTTGAATGGTATTGGCGAGTTACACGTCGATGGATCTCCACTCCTGTTGAATGTCCAACTATATCGTATGAGTTACCTGGGCAGACTGATAAAATTCTGGTAACAATTTTTAAATGAATTTTGCATTCTGTTTGTGCTAAATTTAATTATTACATGTCATTCATAAACACTTTCAACCACGAGCAGGTTGATTTGGTAAGTACAGTACAGGGACGGATTAGAACTTTATTAAGTGAAACTGATGCGAAAAGAATGAAGGAATCACTTACTGACATTGATGTGTACATCACTATTAAAATGGCGGAGGCTAAGCAGGTTGCTCTCTCACCGTGTCTTAATGAATCTATTTACTTAAATTGCAAGAGACAAGTCATGCTTATGTCCTCAATTGGCGTGCAGATTATGCAAAGTGGTGTTCCAGCTGGCACGGGAATTGGGAGTGCTAAATCAGCCATGATCTTTTCGAATAACGTGGATCCTCCCCAAGCTACTGTTGCGAAGATGGAACAGATTGGTGATGATCATGTCGAGGGAAACACTATACTGCAATTGGATCAAATGAGGAGAATTCAACCCACAGGAGGAACTGCTGATTTAGCACCTCTCACAACAGGTGATACCACAAGCAACAAAACTGAGGATGTGCATCCACAGGAAGATCCTCTTGATATAACCATGACAGAAGTAAATCTCCAGGACATTATTAGCACACCTGCTGAGGATGCTATGATAGATATTATGAACACATCTGCAGAGGATGCTACACTGGAGGATACTTCAGATTCAGAAGTGAAGAATGATTATGTGCCCATAGAGACTGTGGAAGTGCAGGAGACTGTTGGATCAGTGGACCAAATCTACAAAAAGGTTACAGCTGAATTGCAGGAGTTTGCTGGTGCACCTTTGATTAATGGTAAAGTTGATGAAGTCATTGTTGTATTTGTGTACAATCACATGGTGGAGATCACTCACATGAATTTTGGTAATTGCAGGTCAAGGAACAGTGTGCAAACCTTCAGTCCTTCCAGAATTCGAAAAGATTTTGGGTATATCATCAAATAGTGAGCAATTGCAGAAGATCACTGGTGCATCTGAGAATGATGTTATAATTGAGGAAGCTGTGGAGACAAGATCAAAGAATATTACAGGTCCGGGAACGATGGGTCGACCTTTTAATGCCAGTAGACCTGGAGATACCTTGAATACATCTAAGAAGAAGTTAAGTTCAATGCCAAGTGATGTTGAATATCCCTATGTCTCTGAACAGGAAGAACCTGATGCTGCAATTCCAGGCCCTGACAAACAGCAAGATGCTGTCCAGACAAAGCCTGAGGACAATGTTGATCAGGGTGGAGCCGATGCTATGCAAAATCAAATATTTCAAGAGAataccaaggacccaattgaaAATGGCCCTTGGCAGAAACTTGTTGCTATACCTGCTGAAGATTTGCCTATCAGTGGTGCTGGAGAGGTAACTCGGAGAAGTGTTAATTCATTCACTGGAGAAGGAAATGATACAATTGGAAGGGAGGAATCCGCTGGGGATGAGGACCTTGGCAATCTAGGTCCAAACGAATTATCTAAAAGGAGGAAATTGATGGTTCCTTCCCACGAAAATTCTGAGTTCTGTTTAACCATAGAGGCTACCAAAATGGGAACTGCAAAAACAGATGAGAAAACAGATCAGAATGTAAGAAGTGGCAGTGGCCAATTGATAGCATTCACAAGAAGGAAACGAAAGCTCTTATGCAATCATCGCCCTGACTCCTAATACTATTTGTTACTTTAGGCAATATTTTCAGAAGCTTTTTTGTTTATGTATGTTTGAGTACAATGGATGTGAATTcagaatcttcttaccatgatGTGTAGCCAAGGCGTCATGCCAAAGGAATATCTGAATCCTTTTCAAATAAGGAATATCTGAACCGAGATGTGACTAAGATAGCCAGACTTGTTCTTCCTGTAATATTCTCTGACCTTCATCTTGCAGGAGCCAGGAATCGAATATCCAGTCCCAATTATAAAAACATGGCACTTTTCTAACCCTGCTGTGCTGAGCAATACCAGGTTTTGTGCAAAACCCAATAATATTACCCCTCTACATTCCAAAATACAAGACATTTTAGATTTTCCCTAAGTCCGACTTCTATAATTTTGACCCAGTTCATTTTAAAAATACATAACATCAAATTCATTTCATTGAATCCATCATGAAATATGTGTTGATCACTAACTAAATTGGTGTTGTGTATGTTAATATATTTTTCCTATAAAATTCGAAGTTATAAAGGTTTGAGTTTGGATAAAACTAAAACATAAATTTTGTAGCGGAGCAAGTATTATCACTCGGTAGGTTCTTGTGCATTAGCTTTTTTCCCCATACAGAAACCATGTACTTGTCTGTTCCCCCTAGAGGGCTAGAGGCCTAGATGAGTAGATGACCCTACTGCAACCTCAACAACCAGTAAGATGAAGCCATTGCTTCATCTTCAACATCTCCAGATTTACACATGGAGAGGAGACACGGTACCGGAAGGCGCTGTAGCAAGATCAAGAGGCGCTACCAGCAAGCTAATCGACCATAATGATTCATCTTGTGTCGGCCGCGGCTCTTCTCCTGCAACGGGCGCCGTTTCTTCCGGCCGGGCACAGACCGCAGGCCGCCGGGTCGCTGCGGGTGTCGCGGGAGGTCCGAGGCCCAGGCAGCTGTGACCTGTGAGCCCGTCGGTCGCGCTCTGCAACTGCAATGATTGGCTGCCCCGCCTCGAGCGTGCCCGTGACTGCAGTGAAGCGCCCCGGCTCATGTCACCCCCTCGCTTTCAGCGCTCGTGTCGTGTCCTCTTCGTGCGCATCGGGTGCCGTCTCGTCGTGATCTGTCGTGCTTTCACTGCAACCCATCCTGGTCATTCCTCGACCACCAGTCCACCACTGACCACCGCGCCAAGGGTAATTTGTACAGATTGTTGAGCAAAATCTGGGTCTGATCTATGGCCGCGCGCGCTGTCGCAGTAACAGCTGCGTCTGCATTTTGGAGCGGAGTAATTCAGTTCCCTTCAGTTTTTGGAACCTTCGAAGCACCACCGAGACCCGGAGGGACAGATCTTGTCTCAACGTGGATGCCAATGGACTTGGATTCATGGAGGAACCGAAGAACAAAGTTACAAACCATATCATTTGGTTTTTGAGACATCCTACTCCAAATTCACGATCTGCTCTTTCGAAGCCGAACAATGTAACAATAATGGTATATCATCCGCAGTTGGAGCATCAGACGAGAGCAACCGACATCCATACACAATGGAGCCACCAGCTGGATCGGCTGCAAGAAACCATGATACTCCAAAGTCACCATCTGTTTCTTTCGAAGGCGAACAAGCTAATGTACTGCTAGAAGTTATATTGCATTGCCCTGGTGGTCATTAGTCATCTGATGAACAAAAGGAACCCAATCTAGCTAGTTAGCATCTGACCTAATCCTCAGCTAAAACCAACAAAATGAGATACATCTATATACATTGCATTCCATCTGTTCTGCACTTCTGCTCTTCCTAGCATACATCAACTCAGCACTCAGAACTTGAGGGCCATAGACCACTGGAACTAGACTAGCTAGCATCTTCAGAGTCAAATTGCTTAGTGGGCACCATCCAAGCCACCAGAATTTGCAATTGCACCTACATTCTTCCGTTAGTGGGGTTATAGTGGCATTGCTAGGAATGCTTGGACCTCTTGTCAGTTGTCTGTACTCTCTGCCCTTGTAGGCTACAGTATTTGACCTGTTTCAGCAAAATAGTTGAGATATGCGCATTAGAAATGATATAATATGCATTGGGTCAGAACCGAATGCAGGTGGATCTCAGTACTTACATGCATTGTTGCAAGTGTGGACAGCAATTCTCTGGACTGCTCCATTAGAGTGCGCTCATGGGTAGCAACTTTGGAAAGGTCAGAAACCAAAATACTTGTTCCAGCCAGCTGCAGACAGGGAGGTGATTTCATCAGTCAAACAAAACAATATAAATACAGCATCACAGAAAAAATATTTCACCAAATGTAAGAATTGCTGTGCTTTTGTGCATGCCTAAAAATAGTACATATCTTTGGTATGGTTATTGCAAAGTTGATTATTAAGATGATTGGAACCGTGAAATGAGTTCAGTTGTAGGATCTTCAATTTCACCCAACTAGGAAATACATATATGGATGCACTTATCCTACAGAAGTACAAAGACCCTCAAGAAGAGAGAAATTCTTATGCTTGAAAAACTTGGAAGGTTTTTAAAGCCATCTGATATAGGAAACAGCTGGCTGGGATCAGATTAAAGTCTCAACCAATTTAACTATCCATCATGAATCAGACAAGTTGGAAAGCCTTATTATGCAGGTGCTAATTCTGTTCTATACGCCAGGGCCCCCCAGTCATAAATTAAAAATAATGTAGTTGTGGACAAGCAAATAGTGACAGCAAATGGAACAGGAAAGCAATTTAATGTACACAGTACCTTAGCCAATAAAGTACATATTGAACTTCCTATTGTTTGCATGATATCAACAGCAGAGCCAACGGCATTTTTCACATCTTGGATATCAGCCTGCAAATACAAAGTAGCAAAGAAGAACTTGAGCTTTAATACACAGAAGGGAAGGGAACATGTGCAAACAATTTTGTATAACGGTATGCTATTTACAACCTTTGCTCCATCAGTAACAGGGAGGCACAAAATGCTGGCAGTTAGAGATTCCACAATTCCAGATAATGAATCTGCATAGTCCCTCTCTAGTATAGACCATTCCTCAAGATATGCCATCTGTATCATGCAATTTTCATTAGAAATTT from Panicum hallii strain FIL2 chromosome 9, PHallii_v3.1, whole genome shotgun sequence includes:
- the LOC112876334 gene encoding uncharacterized protein LOC112876334 isoform X1, with the protein product MPPPLLLGARQQLDAGFTCHPQHAAVFQASSKTDEEKRENPLAPARAAMDAGTEELGEAAQPQAQNLDPGPVDKSVLVEQEFHKSEAIFVGKIYKPVRFIEHGTRLNQWEVRHKGMLAILQRSGFYHLSFLKRVQLDHALLNALVERWRRETQTFHLRFGEITVLLKDVAILTGLRVHGAPITGPTNCNWEQLCTQLLGQEPPQIKGGSINIAWLHDTFKTLPEGANQSDVEYAARAYILYQIGCSLFPDPSGTRVHLRYLALLRDFDASGEMAWGAAVLAHLYRELGKASMKGKANCCAFLTLLQIWAWEHIQIGCPERLENKALPDDSPLGCRWNVAFKNRENVRSMDHEFYRHGLDTISHCQITWDPYTPNLIAGLPATCTFGSAVWRSRTPLICFQIVEMHVPDRVLLQFGMVQHIPDLVEAVERVTMQGKADQDWSTYHDKYIKQWQNRLFSVVEQQDTGNSDPTHTRNCYLEWYWRVTRRWISTPVECPTISYELPGQTDKILVDLVSTVQGRIRTLLSETDAKRMKESLTDIDVYITIKMAEAKQIMQSGVPAGTGIGSAKSAMIFSNNVDPPQATVAKMEQIGDDHVEGNTILQLDQMRRIQPTGGTADLAPLTTGDTTSNKTEDVHPQEDPLDITMTEVNLQDIISTPAEDAMIDIMNTSAEDATLEDTSDSEVKNDYVPIETVEVQETVGSVDQIYKKVTAELQEFAGAPLINGQGTVCKPSVLPEFEKILGISSNSEQLQKITGASENDVIIEEAVETRSKNITGPGTMGRPFNASRPGDTLNTSKKKLSSMPSDVEYPYVSEQEEPDAAIPGPDKQQDAVQTKPEDNVDQGGADAMQNQIFQENTKDPIENGPWQKLVAIPAEDLPISGAGEVTRRSVNSFTGEGNDTIGREESAGDEDLGNLGPNELSKRRKLMVPSHENSEFCLTIEATKMGTAKTDEKTDQNVRSGSGQLIAFTRRKRKLLCNHRPDS
- the LOC112876334 gene encoding uncharacterized protein LOC112876334 isoform X2, with the translated sequence MPPPLLLGARQQLDAGFTCHPQHAAVFQASSKTDEEKRENPLAPARAAMDAGTEELGEAAQPQAQNLDPGPVDKSVLVEQEFHKSEAIFVGKIYKPVRFIEHGTRLNQWEVRHKGMLAILQRSGFYHLSFLKRVQLDHALLNALVERWRRETQTFHLRFGEITVLLKDVAILTGLRVHGAPITGPTNCNWEQLCTQLLGQEPPQIKGGSINIAWLHDTFKTLPEGEMAWGAAVLAHLYRELGKASMKGKANCCAFLTLLQIWAWEHIQIGCPERLENKALPDDSPLGCRWNVAFKNRENVRSMDHEFYRHGLDTISHCQITWDPYTPNLIAGLPATCTFGSAVWRSRTPLICFQIVEMHVPDRVLLQFGMVQHIPDLVEAVERVTMQGKADQDWSTYHDKYIKQWQNRLFSVVEQQDTGNSDPTHTRNCYLEWYWRVTRRWISTPVECPTISYELPGQTDKILVDLVSTVQGRIRTLLSETDAKRMKESLTDIDVYITIKMAEAKQIMQSGVPAGTGIGSAKSAMIFSNNVDPPQATVAKMEQIGDDHVEGNTILQLDQMRRIQPTGGTADLAPLTTGDTTSNKTEDVHPQEDPLDITMTEVNLQDIISTPAEDAMIDIMNTSAEDATLEDTSDSEVKNDYVPIETVEVQETVGSVDQIYKKVTAELQEFAGAPLINGQGTVCKPSVLPEFEKILGISSNSEQLQKITGASENDVIIEEAVETRSKNITGPGTMGRPFNASRPGDTLNTSKKKLSSMPSDVEYPYVSEQEEPDAAIPGPDKQQDAVQTKPEDNVDQGGADAMQNQIFQENTKDPIENGPWQKLVAIPAEDLPISGAGEVTRRSVNSFTGEGNDTIGREESAGDEDLGNLGPNELSKRRKLMVPSHENSEFCLTIEATKMGTAKTDEKTDQNVRSGSGQLIAFTRRKRKLLCNHRPDS